GGCCTGTGCCGCCGGGGCCTGTGCTGTGGCAGGGCGGGCGCCCCACGGGCCGATGTTTTGGGCCATTTGCAGCCCGAGCCCGGCGCCCATGCCGGTTTGCATCGCAGCGGCGCCAGCGCCGTCACGGCCAAGGCTTTCGGCGGCCTGAAACTGCATATAATTAGAGAGATCACCGATCACGCCCATCGAGGTGCGTTTGTCCATCACCGCCTCGACCGCTTCGGGGAGAGAGATGTTTTCGATGTAGAGTTCGGGCATTTCGAGGCCGTATTCGGCCAGCGTGGGCGCGATGTCTTTGGCGACAAGTTGGCCAAGTTCGCGGGTGTTGGCGGCCATGTCGAGCACGGGAATACCGGAGCGCGAAACGGTGCGGGAGAATTCCTGAACGATGATGTTGCGGATCTGGTAGCTGATCTCGTCCATGGTGAATTCGCCGTCGGTGCCGACGATTTCAAGCAGGAATTTCGCCGGGTCGGAGACCTTGATCGTATAGGTGCCATAGGCGCGCAGGCGCACCGGGCCGAATTCGGGGTCGCGGGCGATGATCGGGTTCTTGGTGCCCCATTTCAGATCGGAGAAGCGGGTGGTGTTGACGTAGTAGACCTCGGATTTGAAGGGCGATTGAAAGCCGTGGTCCCAATGTTGCAGCGTCGTCATGATCGGCATGTTGTTGGTCTCGAGCATATAGAGACCGGGGGTGAAGACATCTGCGAGCTGGCCTTCATGCACGAATACGGCGGCTTGCCCTTCGCGCACGGTGAGCTTGGCACCGTATTTGATTTCATGGGCTTCACGCTCGAAGCGCCAGACCATTGTGTCGCGGGTGTCGTCAGTCCAATGAATGACGTCGATAAATTCGCCGGTGAGAAAATCAAGAATACCCATGATAACGTGTCTCCGTAGGGTTAGAAATTAGTGCCGGTCAGCTCGCGCGCGATTTGGGCGGCGATGGGCCGGGCTTCGGGGAAGCTCATACCGGGGCGCAAGCGCCGGTCATAGAGCATTTTGAGCAGCATTTCATCATGCGTGGTGAGGAAGGCAAATTCCTCGTCATCGTTGAAGATCGAGGGGCGGGCGTAGCGGCTGTCTTTCATCAGGCCGAGGCCTTGGGTCATTTCCTCGTGAATGCAGGATTGACGGCCCAAGCGCGGGTGTTCGGCGCGGATCAGAACGATGGCGCTTTCGAGGGCGCCTTCGGGCTCGGCGGCGGGCTGGATCAGCACAAGACAATGGGTGGCGCGCGAGAGGTTGCGAAACAGCGATTTCACAGAGCGGGCGTTGCGCGGGCTGATCCGGGGGATCAGAGCCATCAGTTCGGCCTCGTCATCGGTGCTCATCACCAGAACGTGGAAATTGGCAGAGGCGGCGGGGGCGGCGCTGATCGGGTGGCCGGACAGCCGCGCGAGGCGGGCGGCAAAGCGGGTGATGTCGCCGCTATCGCTGCTGCGTTGGTCGGCGGAGACAGAGGCGCCAAAGCGCACGGCATAGCGCACCGGTTTGGTCCAGCGATGCAGCATGCCGCTTCCGGTGCCCGCGCCGGAGAGCCCGCCGAGGCGGTATTCTTCGGTGAAGGCGACGGTGCGGAAATTCTCGATCAGCGTTGCCGGGCCAAAGCGGGTGTCAGGCCCGCCGCCATCGGTGCGCATCAACCCCTGTGCCAGCAGCTTTTCCTGAATGCGGGCGTAGTAATCCGTAAGCTCGAGCCGTTTGGCCGACGGGGTTTG
This genomic window from Rhodobacteraceae bacterium D3-12 contains:
- a CDS encoding SPFH domain-containing protein — translated: MGILDFLTGEFIDVIHWTDDTRDTMVWRFEREAHEIKYGAKLTVREGQAAVFVHEGQLADVFTPGLYMLETNNMPIMTTLQHWDHGFQSPFKSEVYYVNTTRFSDLKWGTKNPIIARDPEFGPVRLRAYGTYTIKVSDPAKFLLEIVGTDGEFTMDEISYQIRNIIVQEFSRTVSRSGIPVLDMAANTRELGQLVAKDIAPTLAEYGLEMPELYIENISLPEAVEAVMDKRTSMGVIGDLSNYMQFQAAESLGRDGAGAAAMQTGMGAGLGLQMAQNIGPWGARPATAQAPAAQAAAPAAAAPVAPPPPPAEHVWHIAENGETRGPFSKAAMGRMAADGSLTRTTHVWTPGQDGWKTADDVAELAQLFTILPPPPPGA
- a CDS encoding DUF2927 domain-containing protein, giving the protein MALAGLTRPARFALALLGLAFLPACLETAPTLKPVARPAGLKGPATAPLASQTPSAKRLELTDYYARIQEKLLAQGLMRTDGGGPDTRFGPATLIENFRTVAFTEEYRLGGLSGAGTGSGMLHRWTKPVRYAVRFGASVSADQRSSDSGDITRFAARLARLSGHPISAAPAASANFHVLVMSTDDEAELMALIPRISPRNARSVKSLFRNLSRATHCLVLIQPAAEPEGALESAIVLIRAEHPRLGRQSCIHEEMTQGLGLMKDSRYARPSIFNDDEEFAFLTTHDEMLLKMLYDRRLRPGMSFPEARPIAAQIARELTGTNF